CCTCTCCTTGGGATTGACTCGACTGTACTTCCTTTCGGCAGACGGTTGGGATCTCAGGTCTTTGACCTTGCAGGGGGTTCGGAGCCATTCATGTGGCTTGAGGCCAAAGCCCAAAATTAGCGCTGGTCTTGACCATTTGTGCCGTAAACGCCACGAGCTAAATTCGCAAGAAGCTTGGGATTAACTTCATCAGGAGGATCTGGCCACAGGCTTAGTGCCCATCTGTGTAAGCATGTTGGCTTACAGCAACTATCCACAACACGGTAAACCTCGAGAATACACAACGTACGCAAGTCCGAAACGCAGTTAGAGGAGCTCAGCCAAGTCTTCTCAAACAGGCCGAAATCCATCGATACTTTGGCAACTTGGAGCTCTTGGGAAAGCACATGGCCCAGGTGTGCGCCCACCTCAATGTGGCAGCTCCATCATACGATATGCCTCTCAACCAGCGCAACCGGACGGTTCAGGTGACGAGATGCTTAGCACGCATCGGCAAATGGATACCATCGTGGTGATGCGCCTCCTGCGTTGACCCATCGGTGCTACCCAGGTCCTCGGGTCCATTTGGGCCAACGGAGCACAACATCAGATTGACGTTGGTTGACTCCCAGGGAAGCCTTGCCAGCCACAACCGCAGCATGCCCCCACTGGGATATTTCCGTGGACGGAGTATACGGTCACCGATTAAGGCAAATCTCTTTGGAGTTATTAGTGCCTGGAGATGACGTTGAAGGTTAGGGACGATGATGGGATTTCCGCACAACTCTGGTCATCAGGGACTCAGATCCAATGCTGAGATCAAGAGGCCCAGGAGCAGTAGAGCTCCTAGCACACTTGCGTCAAGACACCCCCAAGAATGTTTACATGTCATTTACAAACACCCATCAACTCTATCGGTGTTGCAACACTTGCTTACTTGCACACGACAGCGTCGCTTTGCAAGCCCCTGAGCTGAGCTTCTCTCGATCGCCTCATCCTGAGACTCTTGGGTTCTCGAACGGTAACTGGATGGCACGCCCTCGACACTCTCATCTGCCAAGACCGAAGGCTGCTCGGGAGGCGTGGTCTTGATGGTCCATAGGGCTCTGACCGCAGCCTCATCTCTGGAGCAGCTGGTTGGCGCTTTGAGGTTTTCTTCACCTCTAACAGCAGAAATGAGCAATTATGGGCTGTTTCCGCAGTCGTTCCGCACCGCAGCCCAGTCGTTGCGCTTCAGGCTCGCCTGTAGACTCTGTGGCCCTTCGCCTTGCTGAACGGTGGCGTTTGGTCCTCGATTGGCAACCTGTCAGTCGGGTCGCCAAGGGAGTATATCTTCATTTCAATCGTGTCCCGTCGATCTCATATGCTACTCTTGCCTCTGGAGTGTGCACGGGGCGGCCGAACCCTGGAAACTTTGACCGATGTGTTGTTCAGCGATTCATCAATTTAATCGATGCCACCCCCAGCCGCGTCTCAAACATGGGCCTCTGAACATCTAACGGGCGCAGTGATCTGCAAAGACGGTGTTTTCTTCCAGATAGTCGAACTTGTCACACTCATTGGGCACATTACGTTGTTGGGCTGTGTGCCAAGATTGGGAGACGGGTTCCCGGCCCAAGACAATCGAGACCGTGTGTGCCTGGCGGCTTTGTGGCTGGAGAACCCCTTCTCATCCCCGGAAGGCGGACCCAAACCTCCATAGAGTCCGAGGCTTGACTATCGGTCTATCAAGGCCTTTGGAATCTTGGCCTGTTTGCGCTGAGGAACATATTATGCTAGGCTCACATGGTTTCGCACCGCATCGTGGCGTCCTAACGGGAGACCCACGACCGTGGTACCCTACCTATCGCAGGTAAGCATTCTGGCGGTGTTGGACCTTGCGACGCGGGCCGTTGTGACGGAGATCCGGGGCCTCGCGCTTGGCGTGAGCATCATCCTAGGGATGATCTTTAGGCGAGATGAACATCGAGTGATGGTTTAGACAAGGGATCGTCGGTGAGCTCTGTGTTCCCGGGAAACGGAACTATCTCGCAACGTCACAAACATGCCAGTAACCCAGCACCTGACTAGCCTGGGTACACGATGACGATATCAGAGTACAGATAAGATCGCACAGTAAGACCAGTCAATACCCGTTTCGGAGATAGGGTTCAGGATGATTTCATCGATCAGACAGCGGAGGTTACCTGACAAATGTCATATTAGGGGGGAGATCAGAAGGAGTCTGCCAAGAACCTCCGGTCCTAGTCGGACTTCTCTTTCGCGGTCGAAATGTCAACACGGGGCTCCATGGCGTTAGATGGGCGGTCTTGGAGGATGAAGCTCCGATCCTTCGTGGGACGGAGAGCTCTAGACCCGAGAAACAAGCGCTTCCTTCGGCACCGAGCATCTTAGGCGCGTGGTTACACAGGCCGTGCAAGGAAGAGGGGGCGTTGACAGAAGCGGGAGTAACATTTGGAAACATGTGTTCTGGGTGAAACACAACAGACACGCAGAAGGGAGGCTCGTGGAACGCGTTCCCCAGACTCTGCCAAGAAGCGACGATGGAATGAAAGCTTGGCAGGCTTGACGAGAACCCGGATCACGTACCCGAGGCATACCTACCAGATCAGTGATGGTGTTTCTCAAACCTGTCCCACGTGACGACGCGACGATTAGCTGAGAAAAACACGTCGTTCTTGAGGGAACACGACATGAAGCGCGAAGTTTGAGAAGGCTCTCAATGGAGGAGAGCGGTCCTGGCTAGTCGCCAGCGAATTTGCCTCTTGAGTCTCAGTATACCAATGGGATGGCCCGGATGCATTTTAAGCGCCCTGGGCAGGCCCCGCGTGAGCGCCTACAGCACTCATCCTGGCCTCGCTGCAGGGCTTGATGACTTGGTCGCAGACGTTGATTGGGCAGGCTTGAACACTAGGCAGTATATTGCGGACTTCTTTGTTGCGAAAAGCAAAATCGCGATAGACAATGGCAGCAACATTGTTGGTTTGATGCGACTTTGGGAATGCCCACGAAGGAAAGCATGATGGTGGAGAGACTTGGGCTTGCTACAACATGACACAATTCCATGGCGATTGTCAATCAACTCCGGACCAATTCAATTCTCCGCAGGTTCAAGCATCCAAATCCATAGTGAGGGGGAACAACGCAACGGTGCGGGGCTGTGTATGCCGAGCTTGGCACAGCTTCCATGTAGGCGGCTAGAGCAATTAACTGACCACCTCGAAGCTGTGCTGGCGAAAGCTGTCCCGGAGTCGGatcctttttctttcctATTCTCCTCCGTAATCTTTTTGTCGATcattcttctcctcgtcatcttcttcttgtcctgaaAGTGCCACAGCCGTTGTGTAACAGGAGCCCAATCGCAATGGCTTCCCACTATTATCCTCGTAAGTCGCTCCTCCACGCCTCGTGCCCAAGCAAGTTCCACCAGACTGACCATGATATCTTCACAGCTCCGCCCGGCGCGGCCCAGGGTTCGCCAGGTTCGTGCGAAGCTCGCGGTTGACTTCAGTTATAGCAAAGCTGACCTCGGCGTATCTCtaccagctcctcctccaacacaGCAGCAAGCCCAATATGCGCCACCTCCGACCTCTCCTCCAGCGAACCGGACGCAGTTCtaccctcctccgcctcaagCGCAAGCTGCGCATGCAATGAactatcctcctcctccccagcaAACGCCATCTCCCAATGCTCCGCCATCGCCGTATCAGCCAACGCCGATACACTAcccacctcctcctcagcagcagcagcagccgacGCCTTCTCCCCAGGCGCAAGCTCACCCTCAGCAAGCAGCTCACACGTactatcctcctcctcccacctCTGCGCCGGCGCAGCCGCACCAAGTTCAGCAGCAACCTCCTCAGCCCACGCCTCCACAATCACAGGTCCAATATCCTCCCCCGCCAGGACAGCAGACCAACTTGGCCATGCGGCCCGCAGCAACTCCCCCTGTGGCAACTCCTCCTGCAGCAACTCCCCAGGCTCACCAACAGCACTTTGAACCGCCACCTCCGGCCGCTGTGCCCCAGGCCGAGAGCAGTTCATACCCAGTCGAGAAGGAGCAACAGCCAcagcctcaacaacagcagcaaccgGCGCAAGTCGCGCCAGCGATGACTGTCTCGGGAGCGCCTCCGGCGGGTCAGTTCGTAGGTGCCCAGGCCACGTCCGATGACGTCGGCACCTTCAACGGAGGTAGTTACCGAATCAGCCATCGAGATACCAACACCATCTTGACTATTCAGCTTGCCATGGGCTGTCCGATGAGTGCTAAGCCAGGCGCCATGATAGCCATGTCTCCCAGTGTCACTCTGAAGGGACAGATCAAGTTCAGCGTCAAGAAGATGATCACCGGAGGTGAGATGTCAAGCTCGACATTTGTTGGTCCTGGTGAGGTGCTCCTCGCACCGCACAGTCTCGGCGATGTCACCACGCTTCGTCTAACCGGTCAGGAGAAGTGGTCAGTCGGCCACGACGCCTATCTTGCCTCGACACAGGGTGTCATCAAGGACTTTAAGCGGCAAAGTATTAGCAAGGCCATGTTCAGTGGTGAAGGTCTGTGGGTGTACAAGATCAGTGGCACAGGTCTGATGTGGATTTCGAGTTTcggtgccatcatcaagaagacggTAAGTCTTTCTCAACAATCCTAATGATGGAGTGTCCCACTGACGCGTTATGTCCACAGCTTGTCGATGGCGAGAAGTACATTGTGGATAACGGCCACTTGATTGCCTGGAACACCAAGTATGTCATGGAGCGCGTGGCATCTGGTGGCATCATCAGTGGCATGGCTTCGGCGGAGGGTCTCGTCTGCAAGTTCACCGGACCCGGTACCATCTATATGCAGACTCGAAACTCGGTAAGTGCTCATCTCCGTCATCGCTTGAGGGGCCTGGTTACTAACCGTCACTGCAGAGGGCGTTTGCTGCCTACATGGGCGGACAGCAGTATCAGGGGTAAGGGTGGGAGTGAACGGCGTAAGGACCAAGCGATCAAGTCACGACTGTCATTTCTCAATGTGTACGAATTTGTTTATAGGTGTCTGGAAGTTCTTGGTTTGGAGTTGCTTTCGATTTGGGTTAGTTGGATACCTCAAATACCTTGTTCATGCAGCGCATCTGTCCATCCTGAGTGCATCCTCCAAGTCCCTCGAATTTTGTGTGATCCTATCAGTGCTTTCTGAGTACCTCTGGTGTTTCCACCTTGGCATCCACTTCTATCTACCTGCCTGGCTTTCGCATCAGTGGGAAGAAACATACAGGAAGGGGAGTTGAGTTGTCGGCCGGTGGCAGGTAGTAGGTAGCAGGCGAGTAGGTTGAGGCAACCTAGCAGTGAGTACCAAGACGACGGGATTGCCCTCAGGAAGCTCAGCGAGTCTATAGAAGGAAGGCAAGATCATGACTCCCCCATGGCGCACCTTCTCCTTTGGTCATTGTAATTGTAGCAGCAGCCCTGGTGTGACTCCTTCCCATGACATTCTCAACTCGCACCTGCTCCAGCTCTTtgacatcatcatctcgtCCTCCATTTTCCCCATCAATCACTTCCTCTCCCAGCAATTACACCATCACATCTTGGCCCTCGCTTTGAGCTTGCTAGCCCCCTTTTTTGGACCTTCTATCGCGCTACACGCAGCATTAAGGCATCTTGTCTAGAGCAAAAAGCCTGAAGCGGTTCCTCTTCCAGCGACCATTCCAACCCATTTCTGCCCCTTTGTTTTCGTCATCTTGGTCCTTCTTGGAGGGTGTTCGAGTACCGCTGCTTTGAGACTCTCGATTTCCTCCCCTCGCTTGGCAGGAAACGTTCCATCTGGCGGGTGGCCTGGGAGTTGGTCAGTGCTTGAAGTCCCTTCACGGTGGTGTAAGAATCTTGACTTATACTGACACATCCTTTTACTTAAGACTCTTTCCCTTTTGGATGTTCACTGAATGTCGCTTGACACACCGAGCCCTTCACCAAGAAACCGCGCCCGCGACTCGTTAGAAGCCCAGTTCACCGGTCTGCCACACGACCTCAATACCACCATACTCATCAAAACAAGAACACAGAGAAAGCTCACAGACCGTTTCAGAAATCTCAAACCCTAGGCAATTTATCTGTCTGGGGCTAGTTTCGCGGCCTCGATCACCAGTTCGGTCTTTCTTGGCACACAAGCTGCGACACCTCCTACCCTAAGGCTtgaaccatcaccaacaacgcTCGACAACACACAAGACTCTTGTATACTCTTGTATGGCCTGCCCTTTGATATTATTATCATTTGAATTTTCCATTTTAAGCTGACTCACAGGGTCCTCAGGTTTCAGTATGGTCTCTGAAAGAACCAGTCGGGCCCAGGTAGCCCGAGGCTTGATTAAGACGGAGCCGTCCTCAATAGATGAATCTTCCTTCGATGAAACGTGCTCCGCTCCTGCTACCTCCCGACGCGACCACTCTGGTGAATACAATGGTAGCTCGAAGTTTGCTGAAGCAATGAAAAATCCGGACTGGCGTCGTCGAAGTGAGGATCGAAGCTCGCAACAACCCGACACGTCAAGCGCAGGAAATCCTCACACACGAACAGACCCTCGCGCACCTGGAGACGAAACGTTGCACGGGAACGAAGAAACCTGCAAATACACATGCCCCTGGGATCACATCAATCCTGTCAATCACTGGCGATCAAGTCATGATTGCTCCGAGACTGATGTGGATGATAAAGATTTGGCGTTCACTGTCAGTCACGAAATGAATTTATCATCGACCGAAATGCACGAAACCGACACCATGGACCGTGGCTTGTGCACGATAGTTCACCATATGCCATTGCCGGGCCTCTTTGCCAACGGTCGGCCCGTCAGCATTATCAAGGTCACCCCCCTTTTCACAGGGGGCGGCGGACTGTGGCATCACTCCGGCGCCAGCAGTACCCCATTTGCATCTGTAGCTCAGATTCAACGCATCCGCAGAGAATTTCCCAAGATCACCGAGGAGAACAATGATGACTGCGGCTTTGATGAGCCTCGGGCAGCAACAACTGGAGAAGCCCGTTCAAGGCCCCGCCACTCCCCAGTGAGACAGTCTTTTGAAAGCAAGGAAACAGCCATTGATCAGTCCCAGGAGAGACGGCTTGAAAGAGCAAGAAACGCTGTATTTCATGACCCCGCGGTTGCTAACATAGGAAGTGTTTACTACCAAACTCAATCAAACTCGAACACGGGAAAGCAAGCGGCCCCCTTGCCCAAGGAAGCAGAGAAACAGGGAGAACTCGAGTCTCGACATGAAGCTTTTCAAAGAATGCTGCAGAAGCTTCATCGGGGAACAcggcaagaagaaaaaatcACAAAGGAAGAACCCGAAGACGCATCGCTTCGCAGCCATGGGTGTCCTTGGGGGCAAGCCCTTGGACAACGACAAGCTAAAACTGGAGAACGGCAGAAAGCCAACAGATCTGACTCAGGGATCAGCTCTTCGAATATGGAGGGCTCCCAGCGGAAAGAAAGCTCTCGCGATTCCGGTGTGTGTATGGATCCCGAGTCGCTCTCCAGGGGGTTGAACCCAAGAGCAAGAGAATTTCTTTCGTTTCCGGGGGCCATCACAATGACAACAGCACAAAATCAAGATGATCAGAAGCCTTCCAAAAAGCTCACGGGAGATTTGTTGGACATAGAGGGTCGCAAGGAATGTGGAAAGAGAGATGACTCGATCTTCAGCACCctccaggccatcaacaGGCCGTATCCCCTCTTGCCGGCTGACTATGGTGCCGATAAGATGGGCGGAACTTCTCTCTCTGGCTTCGGGACGATTCAGACATTGAATATGAGTGCTACAGGGCTTGGGCCGTTGCCGGGGCTGTCACCATTCTCTTTCCCGTTGAGTACCTGCCAGCCTCTGGGGCTCAACGCAACGCCTGGAGTAGCATCTGGGACTATTCCTGGATTTGGGCTGGGCTTAGGCGCGGGAGGCTGTCCACCATCCGGTGGGTTGGCGAATCAGTTGAACTTGGGGGCGATCAGTCCTGCGATGCAACCATTCTCTGTCTCACCAACGCCCTTTGTGAACAACCTTTCAGCTCTCCCGATGCCATGTGCTCCACTGGCGACAACGGGGGGTGTGCAttctcaacctcgtcctGTGCCCAAGCCAGTAAATCCAAATCCGGGACAGCAGCAAGCATATGAGGCATGGATCGAGTGGCGCAAGGCAACCGAACCAGGCTATGCTCTGGAGTGCAAGAACCGACAGCAACGCAGAGCCCAGCGAAATTCGACAGTACACATGGGACCAGCTCAGGGTCCCCCAAAAGCAGTACAAGTGGGCTGACTGACCGTCATGGAGACATGACAAGTCAAAGTTCTGATCTGGAAGCGAGCTGCTTGGAAGCCGGTCACACAGTTATCGGAAAAGGTTTCACTTGGAGAGTGGGACATGTCACAGGACATGTCAGGCGCTTGATACGGACgaatgaggttgaggagTGTTGTGCATGAGTGAGTGAAcctccttgacctgcttTATCGCCAGGCTGACTTGAACATGATTCAACAGATCCAATGGATGAGCAAGCCTATTACGTTACTGAACAGTTAATGGACGACTAGGCGCTGCCAGTGGGGTTGTAGCTGAGATTATTCGAAGTATAGATAAGTGTTGCTTGGCAAGTAGTCGACTATTGGTTGTTTGAGAGACTTGACAGTCATGGATGCATGTTATAGAGCGTTGAGAGAGCCAGATGGAGGCGTAGCAAGCAGATTTAGGCATGTTGAGTGCGGAAACAGACAGAGGGGAGTAGTATGGATAGCTATTCATGGGACAGAGGGTGAGTGAGGTGAGGCTCGGCGAGAGAAGTGATGTGAGTGAATGTGCAAAGTGACAGGGGGTGAAAgaaaaggaaaggaaaggaaagggcCGCTTGGGCCCCCAAGACGCACTGTATATGTCTACAGATACCTAGCCTCCACTGTCCATTACGTAGCAGATAAAAGTGCATCGAATCCTACGCTCCCTCTCCGTGGTATTGGATCTGGACAGTGCGTGAGTGCCCCCAAAGTGTGGATGAAGAACTAGCCAATGTGGCTTGACAGGGGGGGCGGATATGAGGATtaaactaaaataaataaaaaatgcGACTAGGACGGATACAGCCATATAGACGCGCAGAGAGACACCATAGCTTTCCCGTCCAATAGAATCTCGCCGGTCTCAGACCGAACAAGATGATCTACATCACCATAGCCTGCCCCCAAAGATCCAAGTGCATCGCCTGACCGCcagggggggaggggggtggGACTGGACTGGCCCTGCATCCTGATGCAGCCCTCCTGCAGCGAGCGAGGGGAAAAAGGAGAGAGAACAAGGTAAACGGTACATGGGTGCGGCTGATCTATGGCTGAGGAGGATTTCTCACTGCATGAGCTGGGAATGAAAAGCTGGAACATGGGATGGAAAAAAAACTGGTCATGGAAGGTGGAAAATGGGTAAAACGGGGTGTCTGGAGAGAGGGGACTTGAGGCTCTGCGGGTAATGACGGAACTGACGAGATGAAATGGATCGAGATGCTCAACGTCTGCTATGTCCAGGTTCCATTGGTTGTATATGTTGGCTGACCAATGAGTGAGTAATTGACGACTCTGTAAAAATCCCCCCTTCATAACTCGTAAACGACATTATCACTCTCTATCCGCTCCGTATTCTACCGTAATGTAACGTATAATAAGACCCTCGGCTGAAATGCTCATGATGCCAGTGAATGAACCAAAATGAATAATGCGACAGCCCATAGAGAGGGCATGAGAAATTACATACAAGAGAGGAaggaaaaaggaaatatGCCCATTATAGAAAACTTCCATCGCAGGAACCAAAAACTTCCATGCCCATGCGATGGTGGTATCATGACGACAAAAGAGAAAAACCCCAATTTGGACGCCAGCAAATTATCCATCGTCACCAATTAATCATGTCCAACCGTGCAAATCCTGGTCCTAGCCCAAGGCGTCGTCAATAAAAATCAAAACAACAAAGCTCAAATCTCCCTCGACTTCTGAGGGTCCTGATGTCGCCAAGTGTTGATGCTTCGCTTCTCGCATCACTCGTATGTGcactcctcgccctcggcgtCCTCGTCCAGAATCGTGTCAATGCTTGGAGCTTCGCAGAGCTCGACTCTAGTCGCCTTGAGAGGTTGGCAAGTCTTCCATCCTCCCGTGGTCAACTCAATGACATTCACGTTCGGGCTTGACGCCCATTCCGTGAGTTCAACGTCGTTGGCACCGCCAAATAGCACTGCGGGCTCCTCATTGCTGGCCGCACGCTCTAGGTGAATGGCAACATGCTCCATGCGGTTGTCCCATGTCTTTGTGGCATTGTTGAACTCGAGGCGGCAGTTCTGGGCAGGACAACGCATGAACAGCGGCAGCTCGCAGCGTTGTCGAACTGCCCGATTttgcatcatct
This region of Fusarium falciforme chromosome 5, complete sequence genomic DNA includes:
- a CDS encoding Altered inheritance of mitochondria protein 24, mitochondrial translates to MASHYYPPPPGAAQGSPAPPPTQQQAQYAPPPTSPPANRTQFYPPPPQAQAAHAMNYPPPPQQTPSPNAPPSPYQPTPIHYPPPPQQQQQPTPSPQAQAHPQQAAHTYYPPPPTSAPAQPHQVQQQPPQPTPPQSQVQYPPPPGQQTNLAMRPAATPPVATPPAATPQAHQQHFEPPPPAAVPQAESSSYPVEKEQQPQPQQQQQPAQVAPAMTVSGAPPAGQFVGAQATSDDVGTFNGGSYRISHRDTNTILTIQLAMGCPMSAKPGAMIAMSPSVTLKGQIKFSVKKMITGGEMSSSTFVGPGEVLLAPHSLGDVTTLRLTGQEKWSVGHDAYLASTQGVIKDFKRQSISKAMFSGEGLWVYKISGTGLMWISSFGAIIKKTLVDGEKYIVDNGHLIAWNTKYVMERVASGGIISGMASAEGLVCKFTGPGTIYMQTRNSRAFAAYMGGQQYQG